The genome window CGAGCTCGGACTGCGGATGCCGTTGTACGTATCTGCTGGCGTAGGGGCACTGGCGACCATAGGCTCTTTGCTGTTCCTGCCCGAATCGCTTTCCAAGGAAGCGCAGATGGCGTCGCGGAATGCGAAGGAAAAGAAGGAGAGCATCTTTGTCCAGCTGGGCAAGTCGGTCAAAGCTCCCTATTTCATCATGCTGATCCTGATCTTTACGATGACCTTTGGGCTCGCCAATTTTGAAGCGATCTTCCCGCTGTTTGTCGATGCGAAATTCGCCTACACGGCACGTGACATCTCGATTATCATCACGGTGGGGGCGCTGGCTGGAACGATCGTACAGGCGGCGTTTATCGGAAAGCTGATCACGCGGTTCGGTGAGAAGAATCTGATCAACTGGACGTTCTTCTTCTCGGCGGTTTCCATGGTGCTGATGCTACTGTCAGGAAACTTCTGGTATATGCTCGTGCTGACCGTGATCTTCTTTACACTCACGTCCATCATGCGCCCTGCGATCAACACGCTCATCTCCAAGAAAGCGGGAGACGAGCAAGGCTTTGTGGCGGGAATGAACAATGCCTACATGAGTCTGGGCAACATCTTCGGTCCGGCCGCAGCGGGTACGCTGTACGATGTGCATTTGAATGCCCCTTATCTGGTCGGTGCGATTATTTTGATCGTCAGCCTGTTCCTTTCGAGAAGGGAAGGAAGCAGGAAAATCAAGCCCATCGCGGCTGAGTCCTGATCGGGAAACGGATTCGTTTGTTCTGATGAACGACGGATCCGTTTTTTTTTTGCGTGCACGAAAAAATGCCCGCCAACTGCGTGCGGAACAGCTGGCGGGAAGAATATTACGGTTTGGGCGTTTCCTTTATTGGGCCCTGATGCGCCTGCAAATACTCCAGGGCATGGTAGATGAGCTCGGCAGCATCTGCGCGAGTCATTTCTTCCTTTGGATGAAGCTTGCGGTCGGCATCCAGCTCTACGATCCCAAGGACAATCGCACGTTGGATGGCGCCTTGGTATTCGACAGTGAGCTCGCTCATGTCGGCGAATTCAACAGGGGCAATTTTGATCATGGGAAGATGATGCTGCAATTCCATGGCAATCATGAGCTGATGGATGAATTCTTCCCGTGTCCAGGCTTTGTCCGGATCAAAATCTGCAGGCAGCTCCAACCCGTTTTGGATCGCGATCTGCACGACGTCGGCATACCATTCGTCCGGATCGACTTGTGGAGCTGGTCCCCCTGCTTTTTCGGGATCCGCCTGCAGGTTCAATGTGTTTACAATCAGCTGAATGCCTTGGGCGGCTGTCATGATGGCTTCCGGCATGTAGCGATTGCCATCTACCCCATGTACATAGCCCTTTTCCTGCAGCGCTATAATTTTATCTTTCGCTGCTACTTGGTTCAAATCGGTAAAAGGTGTCGATGCAGCAAAGCTGGATTGACCAAAGGACAGTGTGAGCATAGCTACGATCGGCAGAGCCAGGAGATTGCGTGCTTTCATTTAGGAGCCACCTCGTCTCAAGTTGTTGGTTGATTCGTATATGGGACGAGATTCTGCTCCATCCGTTTCACGGTCCAGCACATTGACTACTGCCCTTCTTTCTTGGGCTGCCCTTTTACCAGATGTGGCTTGGCAGGAGGGATGTCTTCGTCAGGGTCCTCCTCCACAAAGCGCCTGAGGGCTTGCATCTTGTTCTCCCAGAACCGTTCGTAGTGCGAGAGCCAGTCCTTCAGCTCAATCAAAGGCTCCGGCTGCATGCGGTATCTCGTCTCGCGCCCTACCTTTTGCTCTCTGACCAGACCTGCTTCCGACAACACTCGGAGATGCTTGGAAACGGCGGTGCGGCTCATGGGAAAATGTCCGCTGATCACCGTGACTGACATTTCCTGCTGGGCTAGCAAATGCAGCAGCTGGCGGCGAGTAGGATCCGCGATGGCCTGAAAGACATCATGCTTGGCGGCAGATGAGCTCATTATTGCTCCACGTACCCACGAAGTCTAGGCAGTACGGCAGAGTCCCAGCCTTGATTCATGCGGTCTCTGACAACAGCATGGGTTTCGCCCACTTCTGTGACCGTGTCTTCTCTCCAGCCAGAGTGGATCAATGTGAATTCTGTTTTCCCATCGAGGTCTTTCAAAGCAAAGGTAACGACCCAGTCCTTGCCCCAGGAAAACACGAGGCGGTTTGGTGGATCGAGTTCTTTTACCATGCATGGTGAATCTCCGTAGGGGGAGAAAATGGTGAAGGCTTGTCCTTCAATCGCTTGAAAATTGTTCGGCATCAGCCAGGCAGCAATGCCTTCTGCAGTCGAAACAGCCTGCCATACTTTTTGCAAAGGCGCTTCAAAAACCATCGTTTTGACAATATCAGGCAGTGTTCCGTTGGTGTGGTTGGACATGGGTGACCTCCGTTAGGATACATAGTGGAATTTGCAAAAGCGAAACCAAAACGTTTCGTGTTCATTATAGGAAACCAATTGGTTTCGCGTCAAGCGGTTTTCGTTTACCTGATGGCCTCGGCACCGTTACAATAGGAAGAAAGAGAAAAGGGAAGGAGAGGATCACTTGTTTACTTTTTCCACTCTCAGCACATTTATTATCATCGTCATCGGCTTGTTTTTGATACCCGGGCCCGCCGTTCTGTTGACGGCCACCCGCACCGTTCAGGGCGGACGCAAGGCAGGCATCATGGCTGGTCTGGGCATTGCAACAGGGGATTTTATTCATACATTATTTGCCGCGATCGGGCTGTCTGCCGTTTTGATGACCTCCGCGACTGCCTTTCAGGTCGTCAAGTTTGCCGGGGCAGCGTATTTGCTGTACCTGGGGGTTCGTTCGATTCTGGAAAAGCCTTCGGACCCTACGATGCCGCAGGTAGCCCCCATGTCCAATCTGCGCATGTACAGTCAAGCCATCTTGATTGAGGTGTTAAACCCGAAAACGGCGCTGTTTTTCCTGGCGTTTTTGCCGCAGTTTGTTCATCCGGAAAACGGAGCGGCTTTCCTTCAATTTTTGGCGCTTGGCTTGCTTTTCGTCACTTTGAGCATCCTGTACACCTCCCTGATTGCCGTGAGCGTCCGTCACCTCGGCAAGCTGGTCAAAAGTACTCCGTGGATGGGCCGCTGGGGTGGGAAAATGGTAGGAGCCAT of Brevibacillus choshinensis contains these proteins:
- a CDS encoding S-layer homology domain-containing protein; the protein is MKARNLLALPIVAMLTLSFGQSSFAASTPFTDLNQVAAKDKIIALQEKGYVHGVDGNRYMPEAIMTAAQGIQLIVNTLNLQADPEKAGGPAPQVDPDEWYADVVQIAIQNGLELPADFDPDKAWTREEFIHQLMIAMELQHHLPMIKIAPVEFADMSELTVEYQGAIQRAIVLGIVELDADRKLHPKEEMTRADAAELIYHALEYLQAHQGPIKETPKP
- a CDS encoding ArsR/SmtB family transcription factor; protein product: MSSSAAKHDVFQAIADPTRRQLLHLLAQQEMSVTVISGHFPMSRTAVSKHLRVLSEAGLVREQKVGRETRYRMQPEPLIELKDWLSHYERFWENKMQALRRFVEEDPDEDIPPAKPHLVKGQPKKEGQ
- a CDS encoding LysE family translocator, with product MFTFSTLSTFIIIVIGLFLIPGPAVLLTATRTVQGGRKAGIMAGLGIATGDFIHTLFAAIGLSAVLMTSATAFQVVKFAGAAYLLYLGVRSILEKPSDPTMPQVAPMSNLRMYSQAILIEVLNPKTALFFLAFLPQFVHPENGAAFLQFLALGLLFVTLSILYTSLIAVSVRHLGKLVKSTPWMGRWGGKMVGAIYIGLGLKVAFQSR
- a CDS encoding SRPBCC family protein, producing the protein MSNHTNGTLPDIVKTMVFEAPLQKVWQAVSTAEGIAAWLMPNNFQAIEGQAFTIFSPYGDSPCMVKELDPPNRLVFSWGKDWVVTFALKDLDGKTEFTLIHSGWREDTVTEVGETHAVVRDRMNQGWDSAVLPRLRGYVEQ
- a CDS encoding MFS transporter: MRSAENHRRPILFLMVNMFIAMLGIGLIIPILPEFLKEFDAGGRTAGYLIAALGLTQFLFSPIAGEWSDKYGRKIMIVSGLALFTISNLLFAMAEHISMLYISRLIGGVGAAAMIPSMLAYVADITTEEKRGKGLGLLGAAMSLGFVIGPGIGGFLAELGLRMPLYVSAGVGALATIGSLLFLPESLSKEAQMASRNAKEKKESIFVQLGKSVKAPYFIMLILIFTMTFGLANFEAIFPLFVDAKFAYTARDISIIITVGALAGTIVQAAFIGKLITRFGEKNLINWTFFFSAVSMVLMLLSGNFWYMLVLTVIFFTLTSIMRPAINTLISKKAGDEQGFVAGMNNAYMSLGNIFGPAAAGTLYDVHLNAPYLVGAIILIVSLFLSRREGSRKIKPIAAES